Proteins encoded within one genomic window of Cucumis sativus cultivar 9930 chromosome 3, Cucumber_9930_V3, whole genome shotgun sequence:
- the LOC101220393 gene encoding thiosulfate/3-mercaptopyruvate sulfurtransferase 1, mitochondrial isoform X3, whose protein sequence is MASTLLSRTLLVNRFAHSISFPSGKTQILPSVFSKKLFQFRPNSASVAYNPTRRFSSFMASSVAGAKAHFSSKSLSTDDPIVSPDWLHSNLKEPDLKVLDASWYMPDEQRNPIQEYQVAHIPGALFFDVDGVSDRTSKLPHMLPSEEAFAAVVSALGISNKDGVVVYDGKGLFSAARVWWMFRVFGHDRIWVLDGGLPKWRTLGYDVESSASGDAILKATAASEAIEKIYQGQAVGPITFQTKFQPHLVWDLEKVQENITERTHQLIDARSKARFDGAVLEPRKGIRSGHVPGSKCIPFPQMLDSSQSLLPADQLKKRFEQEEPKNEKPFLKGLGSQSCTMIY, encoded by the exons ATGGCATCGACCCTTTTGAGTAGAACCCTTTTGGTTAATCGATTTGCTCATTCTATTTCCTTTCCATCTGGCAAGACCCAGATTCTTCCTTCCGTCTTCAGT aagaaattatttcaatttcgACCAAACTCAGCCAGTGTTGCATATAATCCGACTAGGCGATTTTCATCTTTCATGGCTTCATCTGTAGCAGGGGCTAAAGCtcatttttcatcaaaatccTTATCCACGGATGATCCTATTGTTTCCCCTGATTGGCTACATTCTAATCTCAAAGAGCCTGACTTGAAG GTGTTAGATGCATCATGGTACATGCCAGATGAACAAAGAAATCCTATTCAGGAGTACCAG GTTGCTCACATCCCTGGTGCCCTTTTCTTCGATGTAGATGGAGTATCTGACCGAACTTCAAAG TTACCACATATGTTGCCATCAGAGGAAGCTTTTGCTGCTGTTGTCTCTGCCCTTGGCATTAGCAACAAAGATGGTGTGGTTGTTTATGACGGAAAGGGACTTTTTAGTGCAGCTCGTGTCTGGTG GATGTTCAGAGTATTTGGGCATGACAGAATTTGGGTGCTTGATGGAGGATTGCCGAAATGGCGTACATTAGGATATGATGTTGAATCCAGTGCATCTGGTGATGCCATTTTGAAAGCTACGGCTGCAAGCGAGGCAATAGAGAAAATATATCAGGGGCAAGCT gTTGGGCCAATTACATTTCAGACCAAGTTTCAGCCACATCTGGTCTGGGACCTTGAGAAG GTTCAAGAGAATATTACAGAAAGAACTCACCAGCTCATAGATGCCCGATCAAAGGCCAG ATTTGATGGGGCTGTCCTGGAGCCTCGGAAAGGAATCAGAAGTGGCCATGTTCCTGGCAGCAAGTGCATTCCTTTTCCCCAG aTGCTGGATAGTTCACAGTCCCTTTTACCAGCAGATCAGCTCAAGAAACGGTTTGAACAAGAAG AACCCAAGAATGAAAAGCCTTTCCTGAAAGGTCTCGGGTCCCAAAGCTGCACGATGATATACTAA
- the LOC101220393 gene encoding thiosulfate/3-mercaptopyruvate sulfurtransferase 1, mitochondrial isoform X1, protein MASTLLSRTLLVNRFAHSISFPSGKTQILPSVFSKKLFQFRPNSASVAYNPTRRFSSFMASSVAGAKAHFSSKSLSTDDPIVSPDWLHSNLKEPDLKVLDASWYMPDEQRNPIQEYQVAHIPGALFFDVDGVSDRTSKLPHMLPSEEAFAAVVSALGISNKDGVVVYDGKGLFSAARVWWMFRVFGHDRIWVLDGGLPKWRTLGYDVESSASGDAILKATAASEAIEKIYQGQAVGPITFQTKFQPHLVWDLEKVQENITERTHQLIDARSKARFDGAVLEPRKGIRSGHVPGSKCIPFPQMLDSSQSLLPADQLKKRFEQEGISLENPIVTSCGTGVTACILALGLHRLGKHDVPVYDGSWTEWGAHSDTPVDTAS, encoded by the exons ATGGCATCGACCCTTTTGAGTAGAACCCTTTTGGTTAATCGATTTGCTCATTCTATTTCCTTTCCATCTGGCAAGACCCAGATTCTTCCTTCCGTCTTCAGT aagaaattatttcaatttcgACCAAACTCAGCCAGTGTTGCATATAATCCGACTAGGCGATTTTCATCTTTCATGGCTTCATCTGTAGCAGGGGCTAAAGCtcatttttcatcaaaatccTTATCCACGGATGATCCTATTGTTTCCCCTGATTGGCTACATTCTAATCTCAAAGAGCCTGACTTGAAG GTGTTAGATGCATCATGGTACATGCCAGATGAACAAAGAAATCCTATTCAGGAGTACCAG GTTGCTCACATCCCTGGTGCCCTTTTCTTCGATGTAGATGGAGTATCTGACCGAACTTCAAAG TTACCACATATGTTGCCATCAGAGGAAGCTTTTGCTGCTGTTGTCTCTGCCCTTGGCATTAGCAACAAAGATGGTGTGGTTGTTTATGACGGAAAGGGACTTTTTAGTGCAGCTCGTGTCTGGTG GATGTTCAGAGTATTTGGGCATGACAGAATTTGGGTGCTTGATGGAGGATTGCCGAAATGGCGTACATTAGGATATGATGTTGAATCCAGTGCATCTGGTGATGCCATTTTGAAAGCTACGGCTGCAAGCGAGGCAATAGAGAAAATATATCAGGGGCAAGCT gTTGGGCCAATTACATTTCAGACCAAGTTTCAGCCACATCTGGTCTGGGACCTTGAGAAG GTTCAAGAGAATATTACAGAAAGAACTCACCAGCTCATAGATGCCCGATCAAAGGCCAG ATTTGATGGGGCTGTCCTGGAGCCTCGGAAAGGAATCAGAAGTGGCCATGTTCCTGGCAGCAAGTGCATTCCTTTTCCCCAG aTGCTGGATAGTTCACAGTCCCTTTTACCAGCAGATCAGCTCAAGAAACGGTTTGAACAAGAAG GCATCTCTTTGGAAAATCCTATTGTAACTTCTTGTGGCACTGGTGTTACTGCCTGTATTCTTGCATTG GGCCTTCATCGACTTGGGAAACATGATGTTCCAGTTTACGATGGATCTTGGACTGAATGGGGAGCTCATTCTGACACACCTGTTGACACTGCTTCATAA
- the LOC101220393 gene encoding thiosulfate/3-mercaptopyruvate sulfurtransferase 1, mitochondrial isoform X2 produces the protein MASTLLSRTLLVNRFAHSISFPSGKTQILPSVFSKLFQFRPNSASVAYNPTRRFSSFMASSVAGAKAHFSSKSLSTDDPIVSPDWLHSNLKEPDLKVLDASWYMPDEQRNPIQEYQVAHIPGALFFDVDGVSDRTSKLPHMLPSEEAFAAVVSALGISNKDGVVVYDGKGLFSAARVWWMFRVFGHDRIWVLDGGLPKWRTLGYDVESSASGDAILKATAASEAIEKIYQGQAVGPITFQTKFQPHLVWDLEKVQENITERTHQLIDARSKARFDGAVLEPRKGIRSGHVPGSKCIPFPQMLDSSQSLLPADQLKKRFEQEGISLENPIVTSCGTGVTACILALGLHRLGKHDVPVYDGSWTEWGAHSDTPVDTAS, from the exons ATGGCATCGACCCTTTTGAGTAGAACCCTTTTGGTTAATCGATTTGCTCATTCTATTTCCTTTCCATCTGGCAAGACCCAGATTCTTCCTTCCGTCTTCAGT aaattatttcaatttcgACCAAACTCAGCCAGTGTTGCATATAATCCGACTAGGCGATTTTCATCTTTCATGGCTTCATCTGTAGCAGGGGCTAAAGCtcatttttcatcaaaatccTTATCCACGGATGATCCTATTGTTTCCCCTGATTGGCTACATTCTAATCTCAAAGAGCCTGACTTGAAG GTGTTAGATGCATCATGGTACATGCCAGATGAACAAAGAAATCCTATTCAGGAGTACCAG GTTGCTCACATCCCTGGTGCCCTTTTCTTCGATGTAGATGGAGTATCTGACCGAACTTCAAAG TTACCACATATGTTGCCATCAGAGGAAGCTTTTGCTGCTGTTGTCTCTGCCCTTGGCATTAGCAACAAAGATGGTGTGGTTGTTTATGACGGAAAGGGACTTTTTAGTGCAGCTCGTGTCTGGTG GATGTTCAGAGTATTTGGGCATGACAGAATTTGGGTGCTTGATGGAGGATTGCCGAAATGGCGTACATTAGGATATGATGTTGAATCCAGTGCATCTGGTGATGCCATTTTGAAAGCTACGGCTGCAAGCGAGGCAATAGAGAAAATATATCAGGGGCAAGCT gTTGGGCCAATTACATTTCAGACCAAGTTTCAGCCACATCTGGTCTGGGACCTTGAGAAG GTTCAAGAGAATATTACAGAAAGAACTCACCAGCTCATAGATGCCCGATCAAAGGCCAG ATTTGATGGGGCTGTCCTGGAGCCTCGGAAAGGAATCAGAAGTGGCCATGTTCCTGGCAGCAAGTGCATTCCTTTTCCCCAG aTGCTGGATAGTTCACAGTCCCTTTTACCAGCAGATCAGCTCAAGAAACGGTTTGAACAAGAAG GCATCTCTTTGGAAAATCCTATTGTAACTTCTTGTGGCACTGGTGTTACTGCCTGTATTCTTGCATTG GGCCTTCATCGACTTGGGAAACATGATGTTCCAGTTTACGATGGATCTTGGACTGAATGGGGAGCTCATTCTGACACACCTGTTGACACTGCTTCATAA